The genomic DNA TTAAGCATTGTTCTACAAATTCAAAATCACCTTTGGCTGAGGGAAATACCGGAAATGATTTTCTCAAACTTGTAACGCCTCTAAAAGGAGAAGTTGTAATTAAAAAGTACGTAAATTCGGCTTTTATAGGCACCACTTTAAAAGAGCAATTAGCTGCAAAAGGAATAAGCAAGTTGGTGATTGTTGGCTTAACTACAGATCATTGTATTTCTACAACAACTCGAATGGCTGGTAATTATGGCTATGAAACATACTTAATTGAAGATGCTACGGCCACATTCGATAAAATTGGTGTCAAAGGTGAAAAATATAAAGCGCAAATAATTCATGATACTGCCTTGGCCAGTTTGCATGAAGAATTTGCGACAGTTATTAATACAGCCGATCTCTTAAAACTAGTTAGGTAAGAATAGTTCTTTATCTTAAACTAATGCCTCAAACAAAATTTCTACAGGATGTGAAGCTTCTCGCTCTGTTTCATCTTTAATTTGATGACGGCATGATGTTCCAGACGCTGCAATTAATACAGATTGTGGCGTTTTTCGTACTTCAGGAAGTAAAACCAGTTCTCCAACTTTTTTACTTAAATCGTAATGCTCTTTTTCGTAT from Labilibaculum sp. DW002 includes the following:
- a CDS encoding cysteine hydrolase family protein; translation: MIFNRLIIEAMDIKQNCALLLIDLQKGFEDIKYWGGGRNNLKAEEYAAKILHVWRENNLPLFHIKHCSTNSKSPLAEGNTGNDFLKLVTPLKGEVVIKKYVNSAFIGTTLKEQLAAKGISKLVIVGLTTDHCISTTTRMAGNYGYETYLIEDATATFDKIGVKGEKYKAQIIHDTALASLHEEFATVINTADLLKLVR